From the Desulfurispira natronophila genome, one window contains:
- the pilM gene encoding pilus assembly protein PilM, with amino-acid sequence MNIVSIDIGSYSIKCAAATIKGRDCTLTFLGEQELEPGAFRGGDFANQDAIFASLRELLSNVTLTGSHVVLSVPHCSLLHKTTVEYPGASLTEAMKMIHWDYIQYLPESDDSTGVTVAFSGRRHPSEKDTSCVDIVTIPEYLAASYINLFRDISVDIDEIDLSTFAIEHFYQMVAPSMGEGLIINVGHEYTEFGIIFDETPDCEGYLEIGVSDVIQNVAESMDIPFGDAVGVIKGDFLQDASGDMQEMVDEEFIKLAERICRNILKICRERYNNPRMEFEHCVLAGGASDNLAFNNRVIDRLQTQVVHTTSVPKVHMGPKVEGLAEKGLGKYALAIGLCLRQ; translated from the coding sequence ATGAATATTGTCAGCATTGATATTGGCTCCTACAGCATTAAGTGCGCAGCTGCTACCATCAAGGGTCGGGATTGCACACTGACCTTTCTCGGTGAGCAGGAGCTGGAGCCAGGAGCGTTCCGTGGTGGTGACTTCGCCAACCAGGATGCCATATTTGCCTCCCTGCGGGAGCTTTTATCCAACGTCACTTTGACGGGAAGTCATGTGGTACTCAGCGTGCCTCACTGCAGCTTGCTGCACAAAACCACCGTGGAGTATCCCGGTGCCAGTTTGACGGAAGCTATGAAGATGATCCACTGGGACTACATCCAGTATCTTCCGGAAAGCGATGATAGCACCGGGGTAACCGTAGCTTTTTCCGGTCGGCGCCATCCTAGTGAAAAAGATACCAGTTGCGTTGATATCGTCACTATTCCCGAGTATCTGGCGGCAAGTTACATCAATCTTTTCCGTGACATTAGCGTGGATATTGATGAAATCGATTTGAGCACCTTTGCCATTGAGCACTTTTATCAAATGGTGGCGCCGTCTATGGGGGAGGGGTTGATTATCAATGTGGGCCACGAGTATACCGAGTTTGGTATTATTTTCGATGAGACTCCCGATTGCGAGGGCTACCTGGAAATTGGCGTCAGCGACGTCATTCAGAATGTGGCGGAGTCCATGGATATTCCCTTTGGCGATGCCGTTGGCGTTATCAAGGGAGATTTTCTCCAGGACGCCAGTGGGGATATGCAGGAGATGGTGGACGAGGAGTTTATAAAACTGGCAGAGCGAATCTGCCGCAATATACTGAAGATTTGTCGCGAACGGTACAATAACCCGCGCATGGAGTTTGAGCATTGTGTGTTGGCAGGTGGCGCCAGCGATAATCTGGCCTTCAACAACCGGGTTATTGATCGCCTGCAGACACAGGTTGTCCATACAACTTCTGTCCCCAAAGTGCATATGGGGCCTAAGGTGGAGGGCCTGGCAGAAAAGGGGTTGGGGAAGTATGCCCTGGCGATCGGCCTTTGCCTGCGCCAGTAG
- a CDS encoding class I SAM-dependent methyltransferase: MNHLHQPHASWAQYYDLVFAETFGEAYQDLTDKTLAQVRSCAEVGCRIVDFGAGTGRLAIPLAQYGYCVTAVEPCWEMLQQLAHKPGAEDVKLTHSTMAQFVAKQAFDAAICAFTVLMYLLDEEALQASLQAVADSLASGGLLLIDIPDRQLFQGFVAQTKIMERQVDIDPLGGGLYCFSDQTFLQLESGTQHYYDEFCIRYWDSAFVVDQLRFCGFEVEADLSADFADFMSHYLLLRKM, translated from the coding sequence ATGAATCACTTACACCAGCCCCATGCTTCGTGGGCTCAATATTACGATCTGGTATTTGCCGAGACCTTTGGCGAGGCGTACCAAGATCTGACGGACAAGACACTCGCTCAGGTACGCTCTTGTGCTGAGGTTGGGTGCCGCATAGTGGATTTTGGCGCCGGCACAGGTCGCCTGGCTATCCCGCTGGCGCAGTACGGCTACTGTGTGACGGCAGTTGAGCCGTGCTGGGAGATGCTGCAGCAGCTGGCACACAAGCCGGGGGCTGAAGATGTGAAGTTGACTCACAGCACTATGGCGCAATTTGTTGCGAAACAGGCTTTTGATGCAGCCATTTGTGCCTTTACGGTCCTGATGTACTTATTGGATGAAGAGGCTCTGCAGGCTTCACTCCAGGCGGTTGCTGACTCCCTGGCTTCTGGCGGCCTGCTGCTGATTGATATTCCGGATCGGCAACTTTTTCAGGGTTTTGTGGCCCAGACGAAAATAATGGAACGTCAGGTGGATATTGATCCTTTGGGTGGAGGTTTGTACTGTTTTTCAGACCAGACTTTCTTGCAGCTGGAAAGTGGCACTCAGCACTATTACGATGAATTCTGTATTCGTTATTGGGACAGTGCTTTTGTTGTAGATCAGCTTCGTTTTTGTGGCTTTGAGGTTGAAGCTGACTTAAGTGCTGATTTTGCCGATTTTATGAGCCACTACCTGTTGTTGCGAAAAATGTAA
- a CDS encoding 3-deoxy-D-manno-octulosonic acid transferase, with protein sequence MFFYNIVIHLVALLLTPLFLLRFTFFRKRIQKGTAQRAGFFSSKQKMLLQQMQSPVLIHAASVGETRAAAPLIKKIYTDTDGHEIILSNLTDTGHLIGQTFDQVHYCLYFPFDLPFAVRSFLRTVRPRYIIIIETEIWPNFIREAARMGIPVYIANGRLSERSIQRYRAFRWLFAPVLQQINFIFARTEEDRQRFLELGADPQRVRLTGNIKFDAAIHDMEDSQWLSSFREELRLPTDSETRIVCFGSIHPGEDDLVLEVHRRLLEEGHKVVSILAPRHVEREQQVVERVKHKGFRAALRTEVPTQKRRLRSGDILVLNTIGELVRAYAVSHVVFVGGSFISGGQGHNILEACGVGKPVIYGPHMASFSEIAAVVHQWEAGNWVHDENEFFDSINGLLTNPALVQHMSDQAKALLRKNQGAVEAIFSKIFREEEDDTENSQ encoded by the coding sequence ATGTTTTTCTATAACATTGTCATACACCTTGTGGCGCTGCTACTTACTCCCTTGTTCCTGCTTCGCTTTACCTTTTTTCGCAAACGCATACAAAAGGGGACAGCGCAGCGAGCCGGGTTTTTCTCCAGTAAACAAAAAATGCTTTTGCAGCAAATGCAAAGCCCCGTTCTTATTCATGCAGCCAGTGTTGGGGAAACCCGGGCGGCTGCTCCTCTTATCAAAAAGATATATACTGACACTGATGGGCACGAGATTATACTCTCCAATCTGACCGATACGGGTCACCTTATCGGGCAAACATTTGATCAGGTGCACTACTGTCTTTATTTTCCTTTCGATCTGCCTTTTGCCGTGCGCAGTTTTTTACGCACTGTACGGCCTCGCTATATAATTATCATTGAAACGGAAATCTGGCCCAATTTCATCCGTGAGGCCGCCCGCATGGGGATCCCGGTTTATATTGCCAATGGCCGTCTTTCGGAGCGCTCTATTCAGCGTTACCGTGCCTTTCGCTGGCTCTTTGCCCCTGTTTTACAGCAGATCAACTTTATTTTTGCCCGTACTGAGGAGGATCGTCAGCGCTTTCTGGAGCTGGGTGCGGATCCACAACGAGTGCGCCTCACTGGTAATATCAAGTTTGATGCCGCAATTCACGATATGGAGGACAGTCAGTGGCTCAGCTCTTTTCGCGAAGAGCTGCGGTTGCCTACAGACAGTGAAACTCGCATCGTCTGTTTTGGCAGTATCCATCCTGGCGAAGACGATCTGGTGCTGGAAGTTCATCGTCGCTTGCTGGAAGAGGGGCATAAGGTCGTCTCCATCCTGGCGCCACGCCATGTTGAGCGGGAGCAACAGGTGGTGGAGCGCGTAAAGCACAAAGGTTTCAGGGCAGCGCTTCGCACCGAAGTGCCCACACAGAAGCGTCGGTTGCGCTCTGGCGATATACTGGTCCTCAATACCATTGGTGAATTGGTGCGGGCGTATGCTGTCAGTCATGTGGTTTTTGTGGGTGGGAGCTTTATTTCCGGTGGCCAAGGGCACAATATTCTGGAGGCCTGTGGCGTTGGTAAACCTGTGATCTATGGGCCCCACATGGCAAGTTTCAGTGAAATTGCCGCCGTTGTTCACCAGTGGGAAGCGGGCAATTGGGTTCACGATGAGAATGAGTTTTTTGACAGTATAAACGGGCTCCTTACGAACCCCGCTCTGGTTCAACATATGAGCGACCAGGCCAAGGCGCTTCTGCGTAAAAATCAAGGGGCTGTGGAAGCCATATTTTCCAAAATATTTCGGGAGGAAGAAGATGACACAGAAAATAGCCAATGA
- the glnD gene encoding [protein-PII] uridylyltransferase yields the protein MIHGIRADLQQRLDFLLSRRMEVLQRQPEYVSLPRHEQLRSRRFAQVEIFKKFYQYTFRQLRTLHNSGVGADYTVAFHTTMVDVCLETMWAIVDDSYQTMCPRPNHKPAVVAVGGYGRGELNPFSDIDLLVICPEKICPYVNMVTNNLLYMIWDAGLMVSHSVRSIDECQQWLSDQTIKTALLESRFLCGSPDTWELFEKRVLHRIYHWETDKFIHIKINEQRQRHQKQSSSLYLLEPNVKEGVGGLRDIHACLWIARARYGGCSVEDLESYLEMGDIKKGRNFLWRVRNELHFVANRSQDILTFDNQEIIARKFGYRDDHQRNRFAVELFMHDYYKCTRRIQGATEEIIYQCTPPTFRRKVFGHLQVRQLADGFIQKGNEILAFCDDDFFRAAPQRILKLFSIAQRRSLQISPTLKRTVQKNLGVITPRLRQDHSMNMIFRSILKYPVNVSRTFRQMHDCGVLGRWVPEFGTLDCLVQFDRYHVYTADEHTLRAVEHLEECLRIGYLSDESVFYRAISYARRRKILYLALLLHDVGKGKGGDHCNRGAIMAAQVCSRMGLDAGKSDLVQFLVRNHVFMANISQRRDISDPRTIEIFCQEVKSLERLAMLYLVTCCDIKAVGPKVWTDWKGQLLEDLFVAAEHYLMTGNTELYDQQEIEDIRQRLLGSGIDADALEIFDDDYLQLFSDGDVGQHARMIHQLLTSDETLLVAHKLQAESLTADIIVAGYDIPGIFSKIAGAILVHDLEIISSRINTLQNGMILDVITVYYREREFGEDPTFWDVIKTSLRRVLQGEDQLELERSWTHRRTISRRNLDRIFIHNDQSQNCTVVEVFAEDKPGLLYRITRALHDLKLNIHSASVTTKIEQVVDVFYVTDLDGNKVLSDKAIDSIKKKIGSLL from the coding sequence ATGATTCACGGTATTCGGGCCGATTTGCAGCAACGTCTTGATTTCCTGCTGTCTCGGCGCATGGAAGTGTTGCAGCGTCAGCCCGAATACGTTTCGCTGCCACGTCACGAGCAGCTGCGCAGTCGTCGTTTTGCCCAGGTGGAGATTTTTAAAAAGTTTTACCAATATACCTTTCGTCAGTTGCGCACCCTGCATAACAGTGGGGTGGGCGCTGACTACACCGTAGCTTTTCACACCACTATGGTGGATGTTTGCCTGGAAACTATGTGGGCTATTGTGGATGACTCCTACCAGACCATGTGTCCTCGCCCAAATCACAAGCCGGCAGTGGTAGCGGTGGGAGGCTATGGCCGGGGAGAGCTCAACCCCTTTAGTGATATCGACTTGCTGGTTATCTGTCCTGAAAAGATCTGCCCCTATGTCAATATGGTTACCAATAACCTGCTGTACATGATATGGGATGCAGGGCTTATGGTTTCGCATTCCGTGCGCAGTATTGATGAGTGCCAGCAGTGGCTCTCCGACCAAACCATCAAAACGGCACTCCTGGAATCCCGCTTTCTGTGTGGCTCTCCGGACACCTGGGAGCTTTTTGAGAAGCGGGTTTTGCATCGCATCTATCACTGGGAGACGGACAAGTTTATTCACATCAAGATAAATGAGCAGCGTCAACGCCACCAGAAGCAGTCCAGCAGCCTCTATTTGCTGGAGCCCAATGTAAAGGAGGGGGTGGGGGGACTACGGGATATCCACGCCTGCCTCTGGATTGCCCGGGCACGCTACGGTGGTTGTAGCGTGGAGGATTTGGAGAGCTACCTGGAAATGGGTGATATCAAGAAAGGGCGAAATTTTCTGTGGCGGGTCCGTAATGAGCTGCACTTTGTTGCCAATCGCTCCCAGGATATACTCACTTTCGACAATCAGGAGATCATTGCCCGCAAGTTTGGTTATCGCGATGACCACCAGCGCAATCGCTTTGCGGTTGAGTTGTTTATGCACGACTATTACAAGTGTACCCGCCGAATACAGGGAGCAACGGAAGAAATTATCTACCAATGCACTCCTCCTACTTTTCGCCGTAAGGTGTTTGGGCACTTGCAAGTGCGTCAATTGGCCGATGGCTTTATCCAGAAGGGCAACGAGATTTTGGCCTTTTGTGATGATGACTTTTTTCGAGCAGCTCCCCAAAGGATACTGAAACTCTTTTCTATCGCTCAGAGGCGTAGTTTGCAAATATCTCCCACTCTCAAGCGCACCGTACAGAAAAACCTGGGGGTGATAACGCCGCGTCTACGCCAGGATCACTCCATGAACATGATCTTTCGTTCTATCCTCAAGTATCCGGTCAATGTGTCCCGCACTTTTCGTCAGATGCATGACTGTGGTGTTCTGGGTCGTTGGGTCCCGGAGTTTGGGACCCTTGACTGTCTGGTGCAGTTTGATCGCTATCACGTTTATACGGCCGATGAGCATACCTTGCGGGCTGTGGAGCACCTGGAAGAGTGCCTGCGCATCGGCTACCTCAGCGACGAAAGTGTTTTTTATAGAGCAATCTCTTATGCTCGCCGCCGCAAGATTCTTTATCTGGCACTGCTGCTTCACGATGTGGGCAAAGGCAAAGGAGGAGATCATTGCAACCGGGGCGCTATTATGGCGGCCCAGGTCTGCTCGCGCATGGGCCTTGATGCCGGTAAGAGTGATCTGGTGCAGTTTTTGGTGCGTAACCACGTGTTCATGGCCAATATTTCTCAGCGCCGGGACATCTCCGATCCTCGCACTATCGAGATTTTCTGTCAGGAAGTAAAGTCACTGGAGCGTCTGGCTATGCTCTACCTGGTCACTTGTTGCGATATCAAGGCGGTGGGGCCCAAGGTGTGGACGGATTGGAAAGGGCAGCTGCTGGAAGATCTTTTTGTGGCGGCTGAGCATTACCTCATGACCGGTAATACAGAGCTTTACGATCAGCAGGAGATCGAGGATATACGCCAGCGGCTGCTTGGCAGCGGCATTGACGCCGATGCACTGGAGATTTTTGATGATGATTACTTGCAACTCTTTAGTGATGGTGATGTTGGCCAGCACGCGCGCATGATTCACCAACTGTTAACAAGTGATGAAACCCTGTTGGTAGCCCATAAGCTTCAAGCTGAGTCTCTTACTGCGGATATTATTGTAGCAGGCTACGATATTCCCGGTATCTTCAGCAAGATCGCGGGGGCTATACTGGTGCACGACCTTGAGATTATTTCCAGTCGCATTAACACGCTGCAAAATGGTATGATTTTGGATGTTATTACGGTGTATTACCGTGAGCGGGAATTTGGCGAGGACCCAACATTTTGGGATGTCATCAAGACCTCGCTGCGACGAGTGCTGCAAGGGGAGGATCAGCTGGAGCTGGAGCGATCCTGGACTCATCGACGCACCATCTCTCGCCGTAACCTGGATCGAATATTCATTCACAATGATCAGTCGCAGAACTGTACCGTAGTGGAAGTTTTCGCTGAGGACAAGCCGGGTTTGCTTTATCGCATCACTCGGGCTCTGCACGATTTAAAGCTTAATATCCACAGTGCCAGTGTCACTACTAAAATTGAGCAGGTGGTTGACGTTTTTTACGTCACGGATCTCGATGGCAACAAGGTGCTGTCGGATAAGGCCATAGACTCCATCAAGAAGAAAATAGGTAGCCTGCTATGA
- a CDS encoding NAD-glutamate dehydrogenase domain-containing protein encodes MSKIRLKQDHLENAFEMMQQKRQAVVDLIRAKDSVHSEADIPLLESLLEILIDNSPRKYMDFISEEQLLVQLQTFLDFLRVRKGNTINFEVFTPEDDNLDFGIMYSSILFINMPDSPFILKSLYSYFESRSLPHFLTIHPIINVERDGRGRLLSLDTRYNDPSVAKRLESFIVIQFQAIEDQDEIRQLREDICAILNSTQLAVQDFGAILKKLQEIELFVNTTEQVSETERENTIEFFRWLEQENFVFLGYRQYKVSHPGNKDKATIQVVSGAGLGILRDDKGSQYAKPKKIKTLSRTQQESLFSKRYITLDKSNSLSPVYHAQRKNMDYIGLRQRISDDEYREHVFLGLYSSKYGRESVNSIDYLRGRINRILENKKILYKTYSYNRIYEILNYYPKEDLFFMPPKLLGQVVSDLLNIISFDKVKIIPLENLNVRGQSLLLILPAMNYSHQSLQQALDIIREAFNVQLFEHRHFGSDTDAIKVYIYLVPDEGVKEVDLSQLENRIDEQTIDWRGRLVERISFFFSDADMPIEGLVRQYQHAFPESYRVANSPREATDDIAMLERLLDQQQDQVDILKKDEASAYVKIYSLGQYFLSDLIPMFQNMGMRVVEESLYTVTPQDKMPVHIHRFRVTESGGTVERVLKQRTTIVQTSLAVLHGHVANDELNALALSRGIDCWSIVMLRAYLEYLYQVGVKYTKMVAINALLNNCDITADLVRYFEVRFSPTLKSGEEKRSSELDKVYQSIHQKIEDVASIAEDYVLRRFINAIESTLRTSFYKGEAQRRVLSLKIASPNIIDIPLPKPMFEIFVYSIPMSGTHLRGGKVARGGLRWSDRPDDFRTEVLGLVNTQITKNSVIVPTGSKGGFVLRNTGLSGADARQEADRQYRNYISALLEITDNVVQGKVQRPDNVVCYDEEDAYLVVAADKGTAHLSDVANAVSNDHNFWLGDAFASGGSYGYDHKEMGVTAKGAWEAVKRHFRNLGKDIQSEPFTVVGVGDMGGDVFGNGMLLSRQIRLVAAFNHMHIFIDPDPDPAVAYKERQRMFKLQGSQWTDYKSDALSKGGGVYSRSDKKITISREAAKALGTSRTAFTPDELIKTILKAPVELLWNGGIGTYIKATHESHADVGDKANDNLRINATELRVKVLGEGGNLGVTQPARIEFVMNGGHAYTDAIDNSAGVNTSDHEVNLKILMQSAMEKGKITFDERNVLLKEMSDAVEEHVMQTNYRNGCSIDLDIHLSSESILLFQELIDFLVDKGVMDAQNEFIPTGEELLALEQRGMGIPGPILAKITSYARMDIYDTLMQSDLRWNSALEELYRSYFPPQLQEKFREEIDEHKLKKEITCTLLANKIVDQAGCTFVYNLMSTTRGTVAEITQNYLSLEHLLGVDALRQSVFALDNKKPSAVQLKMIQSIENSMRRGVRWIITKNVVEKDYCQLCDQVLESFSSVFANLEKVLPKSYLERLTTAIKNSEHTADNPKVSEFIEKSRFLADILSICYASARTERSIDETLQVYFEIKELLQVDDFKEMVYQMPLLDVWDRMARNTLIGNITDRMEEYTMARLANPKMAIGTEGYDAIINSVREKGIKNFNPLFIALRGLT; translated from the coding sequence ATGAGCAAAATTCGCTTGAAACAGGATCATCTGGAAAATGCCTTTGAAATGATGCAGCAAAAGCGCCAGGCCGTGGTGGATCTGATTCGCGCCAAGGACTCGGTGCATAGCGAGGCTGATATCCCCCTGCTGGAGAGCTTGCTGGAGATTCTCATTGACAACTCACCCCGTAAATACATGGATTTTATTAGCGAGGAGCAACTGCTGGTTCAGCTGCAAACCTTTCTTGACTTTTTGCGGGTGCGCAAGGGCAATACCATCAACTTTGAGGTTTTTACACCGGAGGACGATAATCTTGACTTCGGCATCATGTACTCCAGTATTCTGTTTATCAACATGCCGGACTCGCCGTTTATCCTCAAAAGCCTTTACTCCTACTTTGAGTCCCGTTCTCTGCCTCACTTCCTCACTATTCACCCCATTATAAATGTGGAGCGTGATGGCCGGGGTCGCCTGCTCTCTCTGGATACTCGCTATAATGATCCATCGGTGGCCAAGCGCCTTGAGTCATTTATAGTTATCCAGTTTCAGGCCATTGAGGATCAGGATGAAATCCGGCAACTGCGGGAAGATATCTGCGCCATTCTCAACAGCACTCAGCTGGCAGTGCAGGACTTTGGAGCCATACTGAAAAAGCTGCAGGAAATAGAGCTTTTTGTAAATACCACAGAGCAGGTGAGTGAAACGGAGCGGGAAAACACCATCGAGTTTTTCCGCTGGCTGGAACAGGAAAATTTTGTCTTTCTGGGGTATCGGCAGTACAAGGTCAGCCATCCTGGCAACAAGGATAAAGCTACCATTCAGGTGGTATCAGGCGCAGGATTGGGTATACTGCGGGATGATAAGGGCTCACAGTACGCAAAACCCAAAAAAATCAAGACACTTTCCCGTACTCAGCAGGAGTCGCTATTTTCCAAGCGCTATATTACCCTGGATAAATCCAACTCTCTCAGTCCGGTTTACCACGCCCAGCGCAAGAATATGGACTACATCGGGCTTCGGCAGCGTATCAGTGATGATGAGTATCGGGAGCACGTTTTTTTGGGGCTGTACAGCTCCAAGTATGGACGTGAGTCAGTCAACTCTATTGACTACCTGCGGGGACGTATCAACCGCATACTGGAAAACAAGAAAATTCTCTATAAAACCTACAGTTACAATCGTATCTACGAGATTCTCAACTACTACCCCAAAGAAGATCTGTTTTTTATGCCCCCCAAGCTGTTGGGTCAGGTGGTGAGTGATCTGCTCAACATTATATCGTTTGACAAGGTTAAGATTATCCCCCTGGAGAATCTCAATGTGCGGGGGCAGAGCCTGCTGTTGATCCTTCCTGCCATGAACTATAGCCACCAGAGCTTGCAGCAGGCTTTGGATATTATTCGCGAAGCATTCAACGTGCAGCTTTTCGAGCATCGTCATTTTGGCAGCGACACGGATGCTATCAAGGTTTATATCTATCTGGTCCCCGATGAAGGGGTAAAGGAAGTTGACCTGAGTCAGCTGGAAAATCGCATCGATGAGCAGACGATTGACTGGCGAGGTCGTTTAGTGGAGCGCATTTCCTTTTTCTTCAGCGATGCAGATATGCCCATTGAAGGTCTGGTCCGCCAATACCAGCATGCCTTTCCAGAGAGCTACCGAGTGGCAAATTCTCCGCGGGAAGCCACCGACGATATTGCTATGCTGGAGCGACTGCTGGATCAGCAGCAGGATCAGGTGGACATTCTGAAGAAGGACGAAGCTTCGGCCTATGTAAAAATCTACTCCTTGGGGCAGTACTTTCTCAGCGATCTGATTCCCATGTTCCAGAACATGGGAATGCGCGTGGTGGAGGAAAGTCTTTACACGGTCACTCCCCAGGACAAGATGCCAGTTCATATTCACCGCTTCCGGGTAACGGAAAGTGGTGGCACGGTGGAGAGGGTTCTCAAGCAGCGCACTACGATTGTGCAGACCTCTCTGGCGGTACTCCACGGACACGTGGCCAATGATGAGCTGAACGCCCTGGCCCTCTCACGAGGTATCGACTGCTGGAGTATCGTCATGCTACGGGCTTACCTGGAGTATCTCTATCAGGTTGGGGTCAAGTACACCAAAATGGTGGCCATCAATGCCTTGCTGAATAACTGTGATATTACAGCCGATCTGGTGCGTTACTTTGAAGTGCGCTTTTCACCAACACTCAAGTCGGGTGAAGAGAAGCGAAGCAGCGAGTTGGATAAGGTTTACCAAAGCATACATCAGAAAATTGAGGATGTGGCCTCAATAGCGGAAGACTATGTCTTGCGGCGATTTATCAATGCTATTGAGAGTACGCTGCGCACTTCATTCTACAAGGGTGAGGCTCAGCGGCGGGTGCTTTCCTTAAAAATCGCTTCGCCCAATATTATAGATATTCCCCTGCCAAAACCCATGTTCGAAATATTTGTCTACTCTATCCCCATGAGTGGTACCCACTTGCGTGGGGGCAAAGTGGCCCGAGGTGGACTGCGCTGGTCCGACCGTCCCGATGACTTCCGCACTGAAGTGCTGGGGCTGGTCAATACCCAGATAACCAAAAACAGCGTTATTGTTCCCACGGGATCCAAGGGTGGGTTTGTTCTCCGAAATACCGGTCTTAGCGGTGCCGATGCTCGTCAGGAAGCCGATCGTCAATACCGCAACTATATCAGTGCCCTGCTGGAGATTACCGATAATGTAGTACAGGGAAAGGTGCAGCGACCCGATAATGTGGTTTGTTATGATGAAGAGGATGCTTATCTGGTCGTTGCTGCTGACAAGGGCACGGCTCACCTGTCCGATGTGGCCAATGCGGTCAGTAATGACCATAACTTCTGGCTGGGTGATGCCTTTGCCAGCGGCGGCAGTTACGGTTACGATCACAAGGAGATGGGAGTTACTGCCAAAGGTGCTTGGGAAGCAGTCAAACGACATTTCCGCAATCTGGGCAAAGATATCCAGTCTGAGCCATTTACCGTTGTGGGCGTTGGTGATATGGGGGGTGACGTTTTTGGCAATGGTATGCTGCTTTCTCGTCAGATCCGTCTGGTGGCAGCATTCAACCATATGCACATTTTTATCGACCCTGATCCTGACCCGGCTGTCGCCTACAAAGAGCGGCAGCGTATGTTTAAGCTTCAGGGCTCCCAGTGGACTGACTACAAAAGCGATGCCCTTTCCAAGGGAGGTGGTGTTTACAGCCGCAGCGACAAAAAGATCACTATATCTCGCGAAGCTGCCAAGGCGTTGGGAACTTCCCGTACTGCCTTTACTCCCGACGAGTTGATAAAAACAATCCTCAAGGCACCAGTGGAGCTTCTTTGGAATGGTGGTATCGGTACCTATATCAAAGCGACCCACGAAAGCCATGCTGATGTGGGTGACAAGGCCAACGATAACCTGCGCATCAATGCCACTGAGCTGCGGGTGAAAGTCCTGGGAGAAGGGGGCAATCTGGGGGTCACTCAACCAGCCCGCATTGAGTTTGTCATGAATGGTGGTCACGCCTACACTGATGCCATTGACAACTCGGCAGGGGTGAATACCTCCGACCACGAGGTCAACCTGAAGATTCTTATGCAAAGTGCCATGGAAAAAGGCAAGATAACTTTTGATGAGCGCAATGTCTTGCTCAAGGAAATGTCCGATGCTGTAGAAGAGCATGTCATGCAGACCAACTATCGCAACGGCTGCTCCATTGACCTGGACATCCATCTTAGTTCGGAAAGCATACTCCTTTTTCAGGAGTTGATAGACTTCCTGGTAGATAAAGGGGTTATGGATGCGCAGAACGAATTCATACCTACCGGTGAAGAGTTGTTGGCTCTGGAACAGCGAGGCATGGGTATTCCCGGACCTATTTTGGCCAAAATCACCAGCTATGCCCGCATGGATATCTACGATACTCTGATGCAGAGTGATTTGCGCTGGAACAGTGCTCTGGAAGAGTTGTATCGCAGCTACTTCCCGCCCCAGCTGCAGGAAAAATTCCGTGAAGAGATCGACGAGCACAAACTGAAAAAAGAGATTACTTGTACGCTGCTGGCCAACAAGATTGTCGATCAGGCAGGCTGCACCTTCGTCTACAACCTCATGTCTACCACCAGGGGGACTGTGGCCGAGATAACCCAGAACTACCTGAGTCTGGAGCACTTGCTGGGTGTCGATGCCTTGCGGCAGAGCGTCTTTGCCTTGGACAACAAGAAACCTTCAGCGGTACAACTCAAGATGATTCAGAGTATTGAGAACTCCATGCGTCGTGGTGTGCGATGGATCATAACCAAGAACGTGGTAGAAAAGGATTACTGCCAGCTGTGCGATCAGGTGCTGGAGTCCTTCAGCAGTGTTTTTGCCAACCTGGAGAAAGTGCTGCCCAAAAGCTATCTGGAACGACTTACTACCGCCATCAAAAATAGTGAGCATACAGCGGATAATCCAAAAGTCTCTGAGTTTATTGAAAAAAGTCGCTTTTTGGCGGATATTCTTTCTATATGCTACGCTTCAGCCAGAACTGAACGGAGTATCGACGAGACGTTGCAGGTCTACTTTGAAATCAAGGAGCTGCTGCAGGTGGACGACTTCAAGGAAATGGTCTACCAGATGCCTCTGCTGGACGTGTGGGATCGTATGGCCCGGAACACTCTTATTGGCAATATCACCGATCGCATGGAGGAGTATACTATGGCACGTTTGGCTAACCCCAAAATGGCTATTGGTACCGAAGGCTACGATGCCATCATTAACAGTGTGCGGGAAAAGGGAATAAAGAACTTTAATCCTCTGTTTATCGCTTTGCGTGGGTTGACCTGA